In Longimicrobium sp., one genomic interval encodes:
- a CDS encoding class I SAM-dependent methyltransferase produces the protein MGTEADLIEQQKEYYRARAGEYDEWFERTGRYDRGPDHRARWFAEVEEVRAALERFRPAGRVLELACGTGWWTEQLLRWADEVTAVDASDEVLE, from the coding sequence GTGGGCACGGAGGCCGACCTGATCGAGCAGCAGAAGGAGTACTACCGCGCCCGGGCGGGCGAGTACGACGAGTGGTTCGAGCGGACGGGGCGCTACGACCGCGGTCCCGACCACCGCGCGCGCTGGTTCGCGGAGGTCGAGGAGGTGCGCGCCGCGCTGGAGCGGTTCCGGCCGGCCGGGCGCGTGCTGGAGCTGGCGTGCGGCACCGGGTGGTGGACCGAGCAGCTCCTGCGCTGGGCCGACGAGGTGACGGCGGTGGACGCGTCGGACGAGGTGCTGGAG
- the nudC gene encoding NAD(+) diphosphatase — protein MAQPNIFAGAQFDRAAGLRRDAEWIAERLADPASRFAPVWQLKNLFTADGEPRVRWLSAAEAAPLLGASSTVFLGMDEGAARFAVEVVHEDPADVAASVGGEFQELRHHGAVLPPRDAGLLAFARGMMHWHARHRFCGVCGEPTESRDAGHVRVCTSEACGAIHFPRTDPAVIMLVTHDGRALLGRQSTWDAGRYSTLAGFVEPGESLEDAVAREVWEEAGVRLGEVHYHSSQPWPFPSSLMVGFTAEALDDQITVDRDELEDARWFTRDELRRGLGDGSLLLPSTISISYRLVVGWLEGEE, from the coding sequence TTGGCTCAGCCAAACATCTTCGCCGGTGCGCAGTTCGACCGCGCGGCCGGCCTGCGGCGCGACGCGGAGTGGATCGCGGAGCGGCTGGCGGACCCGGCGAGCCGCTTCGCGCCGGTGTGGCAGCTGAAGAACCTGTTCACGGCGGATGGAGAGCCGCGGGTCCGCTGGCTCTCGGCGGCGGAGGCGGCGCCGCTGCTGGGGGCGTCATCGACGGTGTTCCTGGGGATGGACGAGGGTGCGGCCCGCTTCGCCGTCGAGGTCGTGCACGAGGATCCCGCCGACGTGGCCGCATCCGTGGGCGGCGAGTTCCAGGAGCTGCGACACCACGGTGCCGTGCTTCCGCCGCGCGACGCGGGGCTGCTGGCGTTCGCGCGCGGGATGATGCACTGGCACGCGCGCCACCGCTTCTGCGGCGTGTGCGGCGAGCCCACCGAGTCGCGCGACGCGGGGCACGTGCGCGTGTGCACCTCCGAGGCGTGCGGCGCCATCCACTTCCCGCGCACCGACCCCGCCGTGATCATGCTGGTCACGCACGACGGCCGCGCGCTGCTGGGACGCCAGTCGACGTGGGACGCCGGGCGCTACTCCACGCTCGCCGGCTTCGTGGAGCCCGGCGAGAGCCTGGAAGACGCGGTCGCGCGCGAGGTGTGGGAGGAGGCGGGGGTGCGGCTGGGCGAGGTCCACTACCACTCTTCGCAGCCGTGGCCGTTCCCCTCGTCGCTGATGGTGGGCTTCACCGCCGAGGCGCTCGACGACCAGATCACCGTCGACCGCGACGAGCTCGAGGACGCGCGCTGGTTCACCCGCGACGAGCTGCGCCGCGGGCTGGGCGACGGCTCGCTCCTGCTGCCGTCTACGATCTCCATCTCCTACCGTCTGGTGGTGGGATGGTTGGAGGGGGAGGAGTGA
- a CDS encoding MFS transporter, whose amino-acid sequence MPPTPHRDAPAATGASRAPLLRGNLLWLSVVSLLNDAASEMIYPLLPIFLTAVLGAGPAFLGVIEGVAAATSSLLNLAGGVLADRFGRRKRLVVWGYAIAAAGRPLIAMATSAWQVLGIRFADRVGKGIRTAPRDALLAESVPPEVRGAAFGIHRAADHAGAVIGPLLASGLLLLLSGDQPHRLRIVFALAVIPGALTLAIVLWKLREPPRTLPAAETPGRALLPPMRELGPVLPRYLGVLALFALGNSSDAFLLLRARDLGVAAALIPLLWAALHVSKMVWSVIGGRLSDRLGPRVAIVAGWGFYAAVYAGFAFATAEWHAWALFVAYGLFFGLTEAPEKALVAALSPDSLRGSAFGWFHAVAGVAALLASILFGVLWDEFGTATAFLTGAGLALAAALLLPLVVPRRVVATA is encoded by the coding sequence ATGCCGCCGACGCCCCATAGGGATGCTCCCGCCGCGACGGGCGCGTCAAGGGCGCCGCTGCTGCGCGGCAACCTGCTCTGGCTGAGCGTGGTCTCGCTGCTGAACGACGCCGCCAGCGAGATGATCTATCCCCTCCTCCCCATCTTCCTGACCGCGGTGCTGGGCGCCGGCCCCGCGTTCCTGGGGGTGATCGAGGGCGTGGCGGCGGCGACGAGCAGCCTGCTCAACCTGGCCGGCGGGGTGCTCGCGGACCGCTTCGGGCGGCGGAAGCGGCTGGTGGTGTGGGGATACGCGATCGCGGCGGCGGGGCGGCCGCTGATCGCGATGGCGACGTCGGCGTGGCAGGTGCTGGGGATCCGCTTCGCCGACCGCGTGGGCAAAGGGATCCGCACGGCGCCGAGGGATGCGCTGCTGGCCGAGTCGGTGCCGCCGGAGGTGCGCGGCGCCGCATTCGGCATCCACCGCGCCGCCGACCACGCCGGCGCGGTGATCGGCCCGCTGCTGGCGAGCGGCCTCCTCCTGCTGCTTTCGGGCGACCAGCCGCACCGCCTGCGCATCGTCTTCGCGCTGGCGGTGATCCCCGGCGCGCTCACCCTGGCGATCGTGCTGTGGAAGCTGCGCGAGCCGCCGCGCACCCTCCCCGCCGCGGAGACGCCCGGGCGTGCGCTGCTGCCGCCGATGCGCGAGCTGGGACCGGTGCTGCCGCGCTACCTGGGCGTGCTGGCGCTGTTCGCGCTGGGCAACTCGTCCGACGCGTTCCTGCTCCTTCGCGCGCGGGATCTCGGCGTGGCGGCGGCGCTGATCCCGCTGCTGTGGGCGGCGCTGCACGTGAGCAAGATGGTGTGGAGCGTGATCGGCGGCCGGCTGAGCGACCGCCTGGGCCCGCGCGTGGCGATCGTGGCCGGATGGGGATTCTACGCCGCCGTGTACGCCGGCTTCGCGTTCGCGACCGCCGAGTGGCACGCGTGGGCGCTGTTCGTCGCCTACGGCCTGTTCTTCGGCCTGACCGAGGCGCCGGAGAAGGCGCTGGTGGCCGCGCTCTCTCCCGACTCCCTACGTGGCAGCGCGTTCGGGTGGTTTCACGCGGTAGCAGGCGTGGCTGCGCTCCTGGCCAGCATCCTCTTCGGCGTGCTGTGGGACGAGTTCGGCACGGCCACGGCGTTTCTGACCGGAGCCGGCCTCGCGCTCGCCGCCGCGCTCCTGCTGCCGCTGGTCGTGCCGCGCCGGGTAGTGGCGACGGCGTGA